Within Ictidomys tridecemlineatus isolate mIctTri1 unplaced genomic scaffold, mIctTri1.hap1 Scaffold_36, whole genome shotgun sequence, the genomic segment tatttcactttcagaaaatctgataccaatctaattcaaatcactcaaaatagggtttgcacaaatggaggaattcttaaataacattcttccaaacaaaaataaaaatgatgaattatataatttataatgaatttactttgccttagaagattcaacacaaaacaccatataaagttagagtgataactttttacattctgtagttcattatagttgtacacacttaagcaacattcccaagttaaggagaaaagtaagctcaatattgcatgcagtttaaagcaaacaagatcagtgtcatgctctgaatatccttcccagaaatgcacagaataaaacccaattcagttctcaacctctaagtacttactccaactggatgctcagtcaaagaagtaatggtggagactgagggggtctcaggttcttggggaacagtttgctttttaaaaaacaaatgggatagtacaaatagaacacaaagaaggataaagcaaagagaaagtactgtaggaaagctacatgttcctgcatgaccacatgattcacagtaactacaaaacttaccttgccctcattcgtcaccttagctggagaagaacttctggagctgctgttcatgtgagctggaccacatcctgggtctgttagagatcaaagaatggattcagacttaatctaacatgaaaagaataaaaatcctccatccacaattacagattctttgaaattacttggtcctttaccagaggcaacgggtttcccagatgcctcagaagaccagtacgaggtaaaggtccatccattgacccTTGGGAAAGAAAcagagcccttgtatgtatttttcagaagaaataaaccactggtggacaggtcagTGTTCAACAATAACTggaaagcaacattaaaaatgggttgcccaggggttggggtcatagctcagttgtagagtgtttgcctagcatgtgtgaggcactgggtttgattctcagcacacatttaaaaaataaataaagatatcatgtccatctacaattaaaaatgtttttttaaaaaaaatgggtttccCAATacataaatcacaatttatgaagagacttaagtaaaataaagaactgccttgggttgatagaacagcagattaataagtactggtcctaaactttaagctatagacttgaagtatgtgtaggctgttttttctttagtctgtataacctgacttccaatcttaccaagactacagtcctatttagaattggaaataagactcagtatttcatgttggaaatatgtatgctacataaagtttaaggctacttttataatattttggaaaggaacaccatagagatttaatttaaagataaaggtttacacttcacagtgtaaaatttaaaagaaaaaaaacaatatagggacctccaggaaaaaaaaaaaatgttttctattctagaacagattttacagaaaacattcacaAAGATAacgtaagaaattatcttctatgtattgtacaggcccaaattctatgtttttattagaatattcaaaagggaaaaaaaaacaaaaccttgaagcagtttactataaagcaacatgtgaatgctcaccaaatccgtttctgggcatatctttttgattaagagtagcagaaggaggtATTCCAGCTTGCTCTGCCAtcagtggaggggaacattctccaccactCACGGGGGctggaccaaaagagccattatggttcagtggacctaaagacaacaatgccgtgttactactttaaggtagccttctccctgacaccaaccctcacctcctgctttagcaaatcattcagattatttcataaccattacacacagaaataaaaagtaatttacatacattctgcaccaagaaataaaatagctccttttacaaagtgccccctacctctcagaggaggattttgtaaatttGGTCTTCCCGGCATAGGTTTTACAATCATGGGTTCATCTTGCTGCATTGccatcttttgggtcatttccaatagtcttgaatattgagaaagaatgggctgaattatgaaacagcaatctattccttcatagataatatctagcataaccttaaaacactataaaacatatagtaagataccaaaatcacatacttctgtctcaaattagcagcttcccttttctcttcagctatagctctttctgcagaacgagctttgagctattaaagagaaaatattcaaattcagttgctgtaggctatgcacaaaatgaagaaaagggggaaaaaaatcttacccaattatcatgagctttcttctcctgcacagcaatctgaaaaagacaacacattaaaaaatatgtttttagggactcattataatagcctataattgtctgtattagatacaaagaattctgcaactacaggacagtattaattactacctggtttttaaatgAGCGCTCGGTTTTCTGTAGttcttcttccagttcttcaATTCTCCacctaagaattacaacaattgaataacatttgaaacattctgaccattttccctttattccatcagctatacttttaaagactttatcatacataagaaaaacatttctatagttatatgaatccagtgtgatcaaaactaatactacagaccaggtgcaatgccacatgccagtaatcccaatgattgggaagctgaggcaggaggatcacaagttcgaggtcagtctcagcaattaagtgggaacctatgcaactgagaccctgtctcaagggaaaaaaaaggtctaaggatgtagcttagtagtaaagcaccaaaaataaataaataaataaaataaaaacctaatactaataacttctttatcatttaattgctaaagattctgaatgataaattataatttctgtaacggttcatcagtgtgttctcaagtaattctgctagaaatatcttcctccttaaaacattttttatttttttcaaattatatccatagaagatttccaaggtctatcaaatgccacacttttgtgggtcttgatacatcacacagcaaactgatttcttaaagaattactacaacaatCAAAACCCCCAGAATtgtttgcattgaccaagttccctatggtctttCCCATTGGGtgtaagtaaattttttgttaacatttttcatttgtaaagttgaaatttattttttctcctgtgtgaattgaatgtattcatatcctctcattatttatacttccatgctattttcttctatctacataatgtaaaaaaagattaaaaaagaaagctaacactagatcattagacattgacaccctcctttagaaactgaactcacttgtaatttttaacttcctgtacagcggaaaccaccgtttcatctgcagctgacagccgctgctctttttctagtctctcatattcttcatggcttagtttcctaaaataaagccagttatcaaatcaaaagtttctctttgtaaatatcacttcccacaattctataaaatgcttaggcacataaaatagaaattcaaacctgcaatttcgtaaatcaaactctggcaaatcacttacattttctaacttctcctcttaattctctacctaccagtaaataaaataaatgtgaaaacaacatgtgccccaagggcaagtatcctgtgtgtaagataataaaaactcactttactttacttcaatgtggaagatcaggactgatcaacctaacataattaaacatattaggataaagcaggggataattcttttcttgtttctgccatgggtaggacactaagtatatctttctcatggaggaactcttttctcaatccaagactggtaccataataaagatatagtcagtcaaagaaaaaatcttctagaatatgtctttttagctatgcaattaacgacagaacatttttcacactttagatatctatttcaaaagaattgcaattaagcaaaaagacaaatctgagttttgataatgtctgaaaaaaagccaaactgacccacgatcagagtattatctactgacaagttttaactctgatcatgaaactcaagatgttcatctactgagacaaaggtagccacatttaatgattcaaaaaatactattttctgctatccttgtattactttagccatagttctaattcaaaagataattaaattgaaacttaattttccataaatcagaagaactatagtaaaaaaggattattgataccaaatagaaaaaggggattatatattcttatatagcttctcatttaattcttcagcaagtattttatgagtggctataatatactagttaccttgtaagatgctaaagaataaaagagctcactgtttcaggtataaatgacacctaaaggaatataataattttccccactggcttaagaaggaatatggagaaaactgaatcttgaaggacagagagaattttgtttccaattatcaaagagttagtctgagagtactaagaacaatcaaaacatctttataagaatataaaattgtgtttgaaaggatccaagctaaaaaggcagtgaagatatatgtatgtggccaagatccattagaaaaaggaatctcagaattacaagtaaggctggcactttaaggtacttttctcctaggtttacccacatattgaagataacacagagatataatgagtctgaactaagccttcatcaaattcctgggcttaggggaaaaaacaagtgtttggggctacaaataaagggacccttaataaaagccctagcctttgagtttagattagaaagtactgcacacttaagtgatgaacaggcaaaaaatccaaaaggaataatactgaaacattgaaaagaaaagtcatttttgaattatcttaattgctgactaagtttAAAGTGACagacaatcttactcaagtaacctcaacacttttctataagaagataacttcatcttagtcctcaaatttcatctataattatcacaacaatgttagccaatcaaaactgatcaggcactccataagacaaaattctgtgagaaaaaaatcccacagaaaaggaaaccacctaatggggttatccgcacatgttttaaaatcactgtgctttatatactcaaaaaagtaaagtcaagattatgaatttcaggtttgggaatatagtttagttgttagagtgctgccttgcatgcacaaggctctgagttcaaaccccagcaccacaaaagaggaaaaaaaaaagattatgaattttgtcaaaggattagaaactataaaaccaagaaatagttgaGTGTGGTGACCTACCTACAATCGaagatactcaggaggcagaggcagaatgatgagattaaagatagcttggaaagcagtaagacactagtcccttatgagaaagagcaaggagtctggggaggtagctcaatagtagagcacatggctcaaggtcctgggtttgagctgtagtaatgaaataggactggggttgtggctcagtggtgaagcacgtgccccacatgtgtggggcactgggatcagtcctcaacaccacataaaataaataaaatattgtgtcgggctggggatgtggctcaagcaatagtgcgctcgcctggcatgtatgcagcccgggttcaatcctcaggaccacatacaaacaaagatgttgtgtccgctaaaaactaaaaaataaatattaaaattctctctttctctctctcttaaaaaaattctataaaaaataaaataaaatattatgtccatctacaactaaaataatattttaaaccctgaactttttaaaatcctaaactcaatgaatgattttagcagcagatttgggaagtaaaataaatcctagcacttttaagacaggtcagaagaaaatatccagaagaagtaaatccagaatgtaggaggcaggggaaatcaaattctaatatgcattattataatcgagagaatgaggtaaaatcaacatttaaaaaaagactcaagaaatatttaatggtcccaaacaacataactgcaagaggaaaaagtgggtggggtggggaaaactacacctaggcacatcccaataaaactgttaaaaaaccagagaaatgactacaggaactaggggagggataagaccaaacaacaatgataatggactccttaaagaaaaaatttagaacagatggtaattaattggatatttttaaattgctaaaactaagtaacagtcaaaattcagtagccaaaagagagatcctttaaaaatggaaactggttttaactctaatcatgaagttcatgtcaacctaatacagattataaaggtagcaatatttagtggataaaatactattctgtttatccttgtactactttgatacactaatcaaatctatcattaaaggacaatgttcaaatagaatgaaaataatttcaaatatgaaaccaacagtgtagaatgcagaactacagaaactttaaatatgtgtataaattgaatgaatgtcttaTGGAGTTCACGgtatatgaagtactaacatacaatgccacaacagttatctgattcgggagctacttaaagcccataaaaaaaaataataaacctattaatctatgtcaggtttttattaaatccagaatatataccatggcctttaaattatgagaagatgaataaaattataattataattatataattacaattatataattataattccattataatttatgattacatcaagcttatacaggggatgaggaaaataattaaaaatatttaaactattaaaaagatacaaggaagaaaaaaagaacaggtcatcaaatagaaagcaaattcttcataaaccacaggcacatattgacatggacagacatattttaaaaagtccacTCAAGCAGCTATACtaattactaagaatttgaaataaattatataaaaatataaataatggagaatgaagacagatgacctaggttagaaacagaaaagatgacacaggcatgaactaacatagtacctggggatgagtaaaaagagtacaaaccacagatgatgactgaatgaattttggaggagttgagcAAAATAGTGCtataatttaactgcattacaaagaaaattaattgccatttaggtcattcatattactagtagggacagagaaaacaagtgttctcttaaataaaaagtgataaaatgagaaatgtttctttgaaacaggccaggcatttagaactggcctgaacaaaaatttgagattctaaaaaggtcgcttggagatcacagaattttagaaaagttaatggaaaggtttcaatatttaatgcattaattaggcaacagaagtcaaaatacctaaaaatagttaggtctataagaaggtctgtctttgctttaacaagatatatatatatgccgaagagtaaaatcaggtgcaaacaaacaaaatctgacacaaaaaacctagttttagagaattcaagtatttttgtggattaaaaacttcaaatgaactttcaaaaaataactagctccacactgagaagattaatatataaatatatactacaaacaagtacttctgtaatcataactcctaaggtccttgccacagttcaatttttagtgtgaacatctgagatattcaagtccaaaacttgtaccatcaataagtaaatattattcctttttgaagtttttattctactaaaacatgtcattccaaatcactcagtatttttaaaggtccagagttagagataaaagttcaaaacattagaattacataactgatcacaatgaaaggtaattaaaataaatagtgggatcatagaaagggcctagatcttttgagaggtatttccacatcagtgactgttaataccagtttaccacttcctgccttcatatgaatttgacaattgattacgatgtcctcacagccttagtttatggttccaactacctcaggactcttaagactgatgatggaaagaaaaatgcaacttataggaaacaaaacacaaaggaaaaaagacaaatctctacttattacaactagaaaaaattgtaaataatcttaagaaaagataaaattatctgttagttcacacagtgataacaataacaaacaatgaaaatcttacttttggagtgccatctcattttgctggtagagttcatttaaaatctccactttctgcctaagagttttgcattcctcttccagttcagctttagaagaccgtagtgaattgcaatcactttctaatttctttatttggtctgtaaaggataaaacagcttatctctatatgtgtacaaggacttaagaacttgtttgagggagtagtgccaagaaaagtaagaagcatgaaagcaagaagccattctttatctttccaataaaattttaagtcttttcaacatggcaatttcttctcaagaagaacccaccttctagattacataTTGTGGACATCAAGGCGCTttgcttaagttgtaaaagttttagatcctcttcaactactgatattgtagtttgtgtctaaaaattgcagaaaagagaggtattcttaaaagtgaggcacaggaagaattcacaggcactatgggactcttacaaagaactatacccgagagacatccatcatctgcttaatttgatctttgatcttctcgttccgatcacctaaaaaacaaaagacttttagcttttcctttccttacttttaactctatattctcctaacttccccaaactaaaaaatgattgtgttcaaacaccggaagaaaaaaaaaatcaattaaataattaaactgattagactaatgacttttaagagaattgcaagcttagatttaaaaaaaaaaaagaaagaggtgaatttcagactggggttgtggctcagtggtagagtgctcacctagcatgtgtgaggcactgagtttgatcctcagcataaaaataaataaaagtactgtgtctgttttttaaaaaaaaaggtgaatttctagtttgcacaactaaaatgttatctatgttattcttttaagataaaagcttttcttctctctcagatctatcttcacctgggcaagtaagtgtcttgtttagaaagattcaatcctctattttctccctgaatctactaccaggtgtggtttgaaatacttgctatgtaagcaatatccaagttgggagaaaacatctggaaatattttccaaatcagtaaacactgttacactccctctctagctttctgatagtctctagcctctgttctcacagccttagtttatggttccaactacctccggactcttaagactgactgtggacttaaaaccacagagccatagagatgatgagtatcaaaatcaagtatcatctgcataagttaagaaataaatttctcttactgtacaatgttcaatacttagaggtataggatgtgactattgtagctgcagtgtacttactagttttcaatgggatagaaaaagtcaagtgttcttcacatgcctattgctacattataccccagcaacccacctctgacaatgcaacagacatatctatagatccagtgatatgtgtctacaaccctgaagcttaagaagaaattcagccagctgaaaagtggcatctgtatacttaattaaagacaggaaagcaaaaaagaattcaacctccctgagactgatcttacctgctaactctccattggttaattcatctgactcatctcgactttgatcctcagattcagattcacattgtaACCGATTCAACTGTGTGATGTAATTAGTTagagcctagaaaagaagcaaaaggttggaagactctcaattttaattcaaagatttcaggagaattcatgagatgaaacatgtatttggagtataaacttacattaatagtatcatctttaAGACTAAGCgttacttgtaaatctttctgtgacttctcaaatgatttcatttgttcactgagctcagcgtgtgatgtactccagtctttcacttcctgctgcaactgaaaagtcaaaacacatgaattcctatgggttagggaggggtttctgcactggatacatcaggactacaagacttagacaaagaaatacagaGCCATACTCCTCGGTGGCCTCCCTCAATCGAGGaggttgagaccttggttaaggaagagggcagagtggcctcaactctcacagctgcagtaagaacatcagagctatcaggaagttgaccctgtttattgcattccccagaaaattgctgccaattcaaataatttacctccagcaggaatggctgggcacatatgactgtctcctaaatttagattccttatcatgtaatcttcccttggccggtgaatcagtaactactcaaaagaggatcataaaatacttaattttctggtttaaaaagtttctttgaggctatgcaagttaataactgattgacatttgataagaaaagcaataatccaaaaatccaaaacagatggagaccatatatatgcactcaatttggggagcattgtttaaactttgcatatctagaaaaggtcctacatgaatattccttacctcagaaacagatccaaaaaagatacaagataatgatattcacttctctagtttacattatgtatgacatcaaattttatttacctgctctttcttcttcttaagcatggtattttctttctgaagctgacagcattccaacttcaccttctcttcacgaagcTTAGCTTCATTAAGGACAATGTGAAGCTAATGcaaaacactacagttagtgaattaattccaaagaaaaaacaaagttatactttcccaaaccacacatcatacagttctcattttttgcacattttagcaaacctcaaatttttggtctgcaacaaaactaagatatagtattaatatccgttagcaagagttggcagctttacctctgaaagttcagaagtattcactgaaatgacatctttaagcttctctatagttttcttattttccattatctgccaggtgaaaacagaacacaaaatatgcattaggatttcagtagaaatactgatatatatgtgtgtgtgtgtgtacacacacatatatatactaaaaagataaacacaacaaaatttttgtcaagccatcccattacatttcaggtaaatgcaggggatccagctttggactaagcaaaaaatcaagaactgaaagagatgagggaaaatgaagtcataaatatttcatggcatccacaaccttactgtttatgagataaccagaaaaaaaaggtcaaagtatagaaaatcataatgcaataagtaaataaaatgttttaaagcacagaaaattaactaattaattactgtttcaagtaaaccagttcaaattagtaatttttttctagtgatagagaaaaaaatttcccaagatcatttttaaaattttcttatctgaagtaaaaaatgataaaatttaaggaagaatagactaatctcacatacagaagaaatccaaaaaatttataaatatacccgctccttaaggaagtggatacaactctgcaatctttgtttgcaatgcctgggattgaatcctgggcctcatgtatgctaggcaagtgctctcccatgagctgcatcctgagcttgtaactcttcatactttaactgtgggctgtgcatggtaacttccaaagaatacaatatgaaaaggattggaaagaatttttacagtggagaaatctgataaatactacctcagctaggtgatcaagcttacttgggggtaggatattttagaacacactctctactatcttttgcaacttttatgtaattatagaaacttatagaaattgaaaatgaaacatgaattgaaaatgaaataaattttttttaagtacagaaaattgattaattcattactctttcaagtaaaaagtaaagaaatactgTTCAACTGgacaatagttttttagttgttctgcatgtttccaagggcagagcaaagcaatatgaaaattatccaaggttgagaataaaaatatttcctaggcccataaaaataatttgttgtatcagtacttaaaagttccacaaaatgggcagaagtgggttcaacttccttggctcctaatcttactttagttaacagctaGACTAAGTTtaacttaaccaattttacaaaatattccaaaagccaaattgcagtaacacttagcagcaaaactcttaccaagtcctgattcttagctttctgttctttctcagattctaacataacatgaagacttttagctctctcatccagaagttcattagctttttcaagaagcttcattttatcctggaaaaaataggtgtcaagattactcactcattacatttacttttgagtttagaatgtaattccccccaaaaaagggattTTTACCTTGTATTTAGTTgtttcatcagaaagaatcattttttgtttcatggtttcttgaacctgtttctttgattccttcacctatgcaaataaagcattcagaattaagatacacaaattatagtgctactatacaagttacttccagacaagtgaccctttccagaagaaagcagtacttaatacatgactgcttagaatttggatgatttgtaggaaataatgaaaaaaattttaaaatacaatttttaaattaaaacaggtagaaatgattcaagctagaaccaagggagaaagaaacaaaaaaataattataccttctgttcataatttgacaatttctgcattagttcttcattttcttttatgaaattgttcacctttttggaaatttgctgttcattgactaaaagggggaaatatccaagattattacaatcactaaatgaaattcaattattcaatctactaaaagcaaagacatgttatatggtactatgaggaaatacttcttagcatagctattatgcttttaaaaagcaatctatgcttattagcaataagagtataaaaattattaaaatttaagaaaaatataagaacaatgatattttgctgggcgcaatggtacacacctgtaatcccagtggctcaggaggctgagctagaaggatcccaagttcaaagccagcctcagcaagagcgagacactaagcaactaagtg encodes:
- the LOC144373332 gene encoding transport and Golgi organization protein 1 homolog isoform X2, translating into MLFTTLPDDTQPGPDFYGLPWKPVVFTVFFGIVSFVIFFWRTVLFVKDRVYQVNEQQISKKVNNFIKENEELMQKLSNYEQKVKESKKQVQETMKQKMILSDETTKYKDKMKLLEKANELLDERAKSLHVMLESEKEQKAKNQDLIMENKKTIEKLKDVISVNTSELSELHIVLNEAKLREEKVKLECCQLQKENTMLKKKKEQLQQEVKDWSTSHAELSEQMKSFEKSQKDLQVTLSLKDDTINALTNYITQLNRLQCESESEDQSRDESDELTNGELAGDRNEKIKDQIKQMMDVSRTQTTISVVEEDLKLLQLKQSALMSTICNLEDQIKKLESDCNSLRSSKAELEEECKTLRQKVEILNELYQQNEMALQKKLSHEEYERLEKEQRLSAADETVVSAVQEVKNYKWRIEELEEELQKTERSFKNQIAVQEKKAHDNWLKARSAERAIAEEKREAANLRQKLLEMTQKMAMQQDEPMIVKPMPGRPNLQNPPLRGPLNHNGSFGPAPVSGGECSPPLMAEQAGIPPSATLNQKDMPRNGFDPGCGPAHMNSSSRSSSPAKVTNEGKVHMAMKGPPPFSGVPFMGPPMGPPMGWPPPPPIRYGLPLQLGGPFGPQPIPPPFGPGIHPPIGFREYAPGVSPGKRDLPFDPRDFFPEPAPAPFRPLGSFGPREYFISGAPLPPPTHGPQDYGPPPAAKVLMPSGFKDEAPPTPDSQV
- the LOC144373332 gene encoding transport and Golgi organization protein 1 homolog isoform X3, translating into MQKLSNYEQKVKESKKQVQETMKQKMILSDETTKYKDKMKLLEKANELLDERAKSLHVMLESEKEQKAKNQDLIMENKKTIEKLKDVISVNTSELSELHIVLNEAKLREEKVKLECCQLQKENTMLKKKKEQLQQEVKDWSTSHAELSEQMKSFEKSQKDLQVTLSLKDDTINALTNYITQLNRLQCESESEDQSRDESDELTNGELAGDRNEKIKDQIKQMMDVSRTQTTISVVEEDLKLLQLKQSALMSTICNLEDQIKKLESDCNSLRSSKAELEEECKTLRQKVEILNELYQQNEMALQKKLSHEEYERLEKEQRLSAADETVVSAVQEVKNYKWRIEELEEELQKTERSFKNQIAVQEKKAHDNWLKARSAERAIAEEKREAANLRQKLLEMTQKMAMQQDEPMIVKPMPGRPNLQNPPLRGPLNHNGSFGPAPVSGGECSPPLMAEQAGIPPSATLNQKDMPRNGFDPGCGPAHMNSSSRSSSPAKVTNEGKVHMAMKGPPPFSGVPFMGPPMGPPMGWPPPPPIRYGLPLQLGGPFGPQPIPPPFGPGIHPPIGFREYAPGVSPGKRDLPFDPRDFFPEPAPAPFRPLGSFGPREYFISGAPLPPPTHGPQDYGPPPAAKVLMPSGFKDEAPPTPDSQV
- the LOC144373332 gene encoding transport and Golgi organization protein 1 homolog isoform X4, giving the protein MEALLPLSCPYTMDSVPATVPSVTAFPGDPELLGPLSVLYAALIAKLLELFTTLPDDTQPGPDFYGLPWKPVVFTVFFGIVSFVIFFWRTVLFVKDRVYQVNEQQISKKVNNFIKENEELMQKLSNYEQKVKESKKQVQETMKQKMILSDETTKYKDKMKLLEKANELLDERAKSLHVMLESEKEQKAKNQDLIMENKKTIEKLKDVISVNTSELSELHIVLNEAKLREEKVKLECCQLQKENTMLKKKKEQLQQEVKDWSTSHAELSEQMKSFEKSQKDLQVTLSLKDDTINALTNYITQLNRLQCESESEDQSRDESDELTNGELAGDRNEKIKDQIKQMMDVSRTQTTISVVEEDLKLLQLKQSALMSTICNLEDQIKKLESDCNSLRSSKAELEEECKTLRQKVEILNELYQQNEMALQKKLSHEEYERLEKEQRLSAADETVVSAVQEVKNYKWRIEELEEELQKTERSFKNQIAVQEKKAHDNWLKARSAERAIAEEKREAANLRQKLLEMTQKMAMQQDEPMIVKPMPGRPNLQNPPLRGPLNHNGSFGPAPVSGGECSPPLMAEQAGIPPSATLNQKDMPRNGFDPGCGPAHMNSSSRSSSPAKVTNEGKQTVPQEPETPSVSTITSLTEHPVGVST